One stretch of Amycolatopsis sp. NBC_00345 DNA includes these proteins:
- a CDS encoding class I SAM-dependent methyltransferase, translating to MTTPATRAEALHLTGERTVPGIPEENYWFRRHEAAYAALLPHCAGATVLEAGCGEGYGAGLIATRARRVLALDYDVPTTEHVARRYPDVTVARANLAYLPLRAGSVDVVANFQVIEHLWDQAGFLAECHRVLRPGGKLLVTTPNRLTFTPDSDTPLNPYHTRELAPSELDSLLRAAGFDVELLGLHHGAGLHTVERRHGGSIIDAQLDVVMGELPGQAVWPEALLADVAAVRAEDFSVHADDLDASLDLVAVAVRA from the coding sequence GTGACCACCCCAGCCACCCGGGCCGAGGCACTCCACCTCACCGGCGAACGAACCGTCCCCGGCATCCCCGAGGAGAATTACTGGTTCCGCCGCCATGAAGCCGCCTATGCCGCGCTGCTCCCCCACTGCGCCGGCGCGACGGTGCTGGAGGCGGGCTGCGGCGAGGGTTACGGGGCGGGCCTGATCGCGACGCGGGCGCGTCGGGTGCTGGCGCTGGACTACGACGTCCCGACCACGGAGCACGTCGCCCGCCGCTACCCGGACGTCACGGTGGCGCGCGCGAACCTGGCGTACCTGCCGCTGCGCGCCGGCTCGGTCGACGTGGTGGCGAACTTCCAGGTGATCGAGCATCTGTGGGACCAGGCCGGGTTCCTCGCCGAATGCCACCGTGTGCTGCGGCCGGGCGGAAAGCTGCTGGTCACCACACCGAACCGGCTCACCTTCACGCCGGACAGCGACACGCCGCTGAACCCGTACCACACGCGGGAGCTGGCACCGTCCGAATTGGACAGTCTGCTGCGCGCCGCGGGCTTTGACGTCGAACTGCTCGGGCTGCACCACGGCGCGGGCCTGCACACGGTGGAACGGCGTCACGGCGGCTCGATCATCGACGCGCAACTGGACGTCGTGATGGGCGAACTGCCCGGTCAGGCCGTCTGGCCCGAGGCGTTGCTCGCGGATGTCGCCGCGGTCCGGGCGGAGGACTTCAGCGTCCACGCCGACGACCTCGACGCCAGTCTCGACCTGGTCGCCGTGGCGGTGCGCGCGTGA
- a CDS encoding DegV family protein, protein MSAHIAVVTDSTSCLPDQLAARWGIGVVQVQLHAGDVTDDEHRFDRGQLIDAMKAGRPVTTSPPDPGAFFWTYQDAASSGASAIVSMHISGRLSDTVQAAREAAQQVRIPVHIIDSGTASMSLGFASVSAARVAGAGGQLERVLEAAERRVRGSTELIYVDTLEYLRRTGRVGAAQSLLGNAFSIKPLLTVRNGEISPLARVPGTKRAMNRLVELAVKAAGDRKVDLAITRFGSDEREVVRRLKEEIPDVSDVVVGDASTVIGAHVGPGAMSITVSPVN, encoded by the coding sequence ATGTCCGCGCACATCGCCGTAGTCACCGACTCGACCTCGTGCCTGCCCGATCAGCTCGCCGCCCGCTGGGGCATCGGAGTCGTGCAGGTCCAGCTGCACGCCGGAGACGTCACGGACGACGAGCACCGGTTCGATCGCGGCCAGCTCATCGACGCCATGAAGGCCGGCCGGCCGGTCACCACGTCACCACCCGATCCGGGCGCCTTCTTCTGGACCTACCAGGACGCCGCCTCCAGCGGCGCGTCGGCGATCGTGAGCATGCACATCTCCGGCCGCCTCTCCGACACCGTCCAAGCGGCCCGCGAGGCCGCGCAGCAGGTCCGAATCCCCGTCCACATCATCGACAGCGGCACGGCCAGCATGAGCCTGGGCTTCGCGTCGGTGTCCGCCGCGCGCGTCGCCGGCGCCGGCGGCCAGCTGGAGCGCGTGCTCGAAGCCGCCGAACGACGCGTCCGCGGCTCCACCGAACTGATCTACGTCGACACCCTCGAGTACCTGCGCCGTACCGGACGGGTCGGCGCCGCCCAGTCACTGCTGGGCAACGCGTTCTCGATCAAGCCGCTGCTCACTGTCCGCAACGGCGAAATCAGCCCGCTCGCCCGGGTCCCGGGGACGAAGAGGGCCATGAACCGGCTCGTCGAACTCGCGGTGAAGGCCGCCGGCGACCGGAAGGTGGACCTCGCGATCACGCGGTTCGGCTCCGACGAACGCGAGGTCGTCCGGCGCTTGAAGGAAGAGATCCCGGACGTGTCCGACGTGGTCGTCGGCGACGCCAGCACGGTGATCGGGGCCCACGTCGGCCCCGGCGCGATGAGCATCACGGTGTCGCCGGTGAACTGA
- a CDS encoding electron transfer flavoprotein subunit beta/FixA family protein produces the protein MTKIVVLVKQVPDTYSERKLSGADNTLDRESADAVLDEINEKAVEEALKIKEAGEGEVTVISVGPDRATDAIRKALSMGADKAVHVSDEALHGSDAIATAKVLAAAIGKVEGYDLIIAGNEASDGRGGAVPAILAELLGLPQLTYVRQLSVEGTTVKADRETEDGITHLEASLPALVSVSEKINEPRYPSFKGIMAAKKKPVETLTIADLGIDAGEVGLANAWSSVVESSPKPPRTAGEKAEDEGDGGTKVAEYLVAQKLI, from the coding sequence ATGACGAAGATCGTTGTCCTGGTCAAGCAGGTACCGGACACCTACTCGGAGCGGAAGCTCTCCGGTGCCGACAACACCCTTGACCGTGAATCAGCCGACGCCGTGCTCGACGAGATCAACGAGAAGGCCGTCGAAGAGGCCCTGAAGATCAAGGAGGCGGGCGAGGGCGAGGTCACGGTGATCTCCGTCGGCCCCGACCGCGCCACCGACGCGATCCGCAAGGCGCTGTCCATGGGCGCCGACAAGGCCGTCCACGTCTCCGACGAGGCGCTGCACGGCTCCGACGCCATCGCCACCGCCAAGGTGCTGGCCGCCGCGATCGGCAAGGTCGAAGGCTACGACCTGATCATCGCCGGCAACGAGGCCTCCGACGGCCGCGGCGGCGCCGTGCCGGCGATCCTCGCCGAGCTGCTCGGCCTGCCGCAGCTGACCTACGTGCGCCAGCTGAGCGTCGAGGGCACCACGGTGAAGGCCGACCGCGAGACCGAGGACGGCATCACCCACCTCGAGGCGAGCCTGCCCGCGCTGGTGAGCGTCAGCGAGAAGATCAACGAGCCGCGTTACCCGTCCTTCAAGGGCATCATGGCCGCGAAGAAGAAGCCGGTCGAGACGCTGACCATCGCCGACCTGGGCATCGACGCGGGCGAGGTCGGCCTCGCCAACGCGTGGTCCTCGGTCGTCGAGTCCTCCCCGAAGCCGCCGCGCACCGCGGGCGAAAAGGCCGAGGACGAGGGCGACGGCGGCACGAAGGTCGCCGAGTACCTGGTCGCGCAGAAGCTCATCTGA